Proteins encoded within one genomic window of Actinoplanes octamycinicus:
- a CDS encoding DUF2516 family protein, protein MALSAPIFAFAVQAYIQFAILLVALILETVAFVHCLTQRGAGFQALGTLPKGAWAAIIGVCLLLTYWGQSALGIFGLIGIAAALIYLLDVRPGLKDIADGKGFW, encoded by the coding sequence ATGGCACTCTCCGCGCCGATCTTCGCCTTCGCCGTCCAGGCCTATATCCAGTTCGCGATCCTGCTGGTCGCCCTGATCCTGGAGACGGTGGCGTTCGTGCACTGCCTGACCCAGCGGGGCGCGGGCTTCCAGGCGCTCGGCACCCTGCCCAAGGGCGCCTGGGCCGCGATCATCGGGGTCTGCCTGCTGCTCACCTACTGGGGCCAGTCCGCTCTGGGCATCTTCGGCCTGATCGGCATCGCGGCCGCGCTGATCTACCTGCTGGACGTGCGGCCCGGGCTCAAGGACATCGCGGACGGCAAGGGCTTCTGGTGA
- a CDS encoding GH1 family beta-glucosidase has protein sequence MTATVTSTSAQPARAGITFPDGFVWGAATASYQIEGAAREDGRGPSIWDTFSRTPGKVFAGHTGDIACDHYHRYVDDVALMADLGLASYRFSVAWPRVRPDGTGPVNTKGLDFYDRLTDELLGKGIDPVVTLYHWDLPQTLEDRGGWANRETAEAFGEYAEVVYRRLGDRVNTWTTLNEPWCSAYLGYGSGIHAPGVQDPAKALAAVHHLNLGHGLAVQALRAAGAQRVSITLNPCEVYPVDPESAADRDAARLIDGLANRIFFDPLLRGEYPADVLQHIARLTDLSYLKDGDLAIINQPIDVLGINFYNPAYVSAKPGAPGDLSYPGSEGIAFRPPVGPVTDMNWPIEPAALTRLLTRIHRDYPGTPLMITENGAAFPEGPGPTGEVADHRRIDYVDGHLRACHDALAAGVDLRGYFLWSLMDNFEWAEGYAKRFGIVHVDYTTQQRVLKDSAKWYREVIKRNGLS, from the coding sequence ATGACGGCAACCGTCACGTCCACGTCGGCGCAGCCGGCGCGTGCGGGGATCACCTTTCCCGACGGCTTCGTCTGGGGTGCGGCCACGGCCTCGTACCAGATCGAGGGCGCGGCACGGGAGGACGGTCGCGGCCCGTCCATCTGGGACACCTTCAGCCGTACGCCCGGCAAGGTGTTCGCCGGGCACACCGGCGACATCGCCTGCGACCACTACCACCGGTACGTCGACGACGTGGCGCTGATGGCCGACCTCGGCCTGGCGTCGTACCGGTTCTCGGTGGCCTGGCCCCGGGTCCGCCCGGACGGCACCGGCCCGGTCAACACCAAGGGTCTGGACTTCTACGACCGGCTCACCGACGAGCTGCTCGGCAAGGGCATCGACCCGGTCGTCACGCTCTACCACTGGGACCTCCCACAGACCCTGGAGGACCGCGGCGGCTGGGCGAACCGGGAGACCGCCGAGGCGTTCGGCGAGTACGCCGAGGTGGTCTACCGCCGGCTCGGCGACCGGGTGAACACCTGGACCACCCTGAACGAGCCGTGGTGCTCGGCCTACCTGGGCTACGGCTCCGGCATCCACGCCCCCGGCGTGCAGGACCCGGCCAAGGCGCTGGCCGCCGTCCACCACCTGAACCTCGGCCACGGCCTGGCCGTGCAGGCGCTGCGGGCGGCCGGCGCGCAGCGGGTCAGCATCACGCTGAACCCGTGCGAGGTCTACCCGGTGGACCCGGAGAGCGCGGCCGACCGGGACGCCGCCCGGCTGATCGACGGGCTGGCCAACCGGATCTTCTTCGACCCGCTGCTGCGCGGCGAGTACCCGGCCGACGTCCTCCAGCACATCGCCCGGCTGACCGACCTGTCCTACCTCAAGGACGGCGACCTGGCGATCATCAACCAGCCGATCGACGTGCTGGGGATCAACTTCTACAACCCGGCGTACGTCTCGGCGAAGCCCGGCGCCCCCGGCGACCTGTCCTACCCGGGCAGCGAGGGCATCGCGTTCCGCCCGCCGGTCGGCCCGGTCACCGACATGAACTGGCCGATCGAGCCGGCCGCCCTGACCCGCCTGCTCACCCGCATCCACCGGGACTACCCGGGCACCCCGCTGATGATCACCGAGAACGGCGCGGCGTTCCCGGAGGGCCCCGGCCCCACGGGCGAGGTCGCGGACCACCGCCGGATCGATTACGTGGACGGTCACCTGCGCGCCTGCCACGACGCTCTGGCCGCCGGAGTGGATCTGCGGGGATACTTCCTCTGGTCCCTGATGGACAACTTCGAATGGGCCGAGGGATACGCGAAGCGTTTCGGTATCGTGCACGTCGACTACACGACGCAGCAGCGGGTGCTCAAGGACAGCGCGAAGTGGTACCGCGAGGTGATCAAGCGCAACGGGCTTTCGTAA
- a CDS encoding LacI family DNA-binding transcriptional regulator, whose product MTTRERPTLEAVARRAGVSRATVSRVVNGSTTVAATIREAVNRAVDELGYVPNQAARSLVTQRTDSVALILPETANRVFSDDLFFPAIIRGVGMELEAADKQLVLMMTGSEAGHHRVERYAVAGHVDGVVFASIHGADPLPGALARRGIPVICSGRPMTAEPPVPYVDVDHAGGVAAAVRHLIAGGRRRIATIAGPQDMVAGVERLAGYTATLRAAGLPELVVEGDFTRESGITGMRALLARDPELDAVFVASDLMAHGALMALREAGRQVSGDVAVIGFDDFEISRYSDPPLTTVRQPIGEMGRTLARQMLLLINGDEIPESVVLPTELIVRDSA is encoded by the coding sequence GTGACGACGCGGGAGCGGCCCACCCTGGAAGCGGTGGCCCGGCGCGCCGGGGTGTCCCGAGCCACCGTCTCCCGCGTCGTCAACGGCTCCACCACGGTGGCCGCCACCATCCGGGAGGCGGTCAACCGGGCCGTCGACGAGCTGGGTTACGTGCCCAACCAGGCGGCCCGCAGCCTGGTCACCCAGCGGACCGACTCGGTCGCCCTGATCCTGCCGGAGACGGCGAACCGGGTCTTCTCCGACGACCTGTTCTTCCCGGCGATCATCCGCGGCGTCGGGATGGAGCTGGAGGCGGCCGACAAGCAGCTGGTGCTGATGATGACCGGCTCCGAGGCCGGCCACCACCGGGTGGAGCGCTACGCGGTCGCCGGCCACGTCGACGGGGTCGTGTTCGCCTCGATCCACGGCGCCGACCCGCTCCCCGGCGCGCTGGCCCGCCGCGGCATCCCGGTGATCTGCAGCGGCCGCCCGATGACCGCCGAGCCCCCGGTCCCCTACGTCGACGTCGACCACGCCGGCGGGGTGGCCGCCGCGGTCCGCCATCTGATCGCCGGCGGCCGCCGCCGGATCGCCACCATCGCCGGCCCGCAGGACATGGTGGCCGGCGTCGAGCGCCTGGCCGGCTACACCGCCACGCTCCGCGCCGCCGGCCTCCCCGAGCTGGTCGTCGAGGGCGACTTCACCCGCGAGTCCGGCATCACCGGGATGCGCGCGCTGCTCGCCCGGGACCCGGAGCTGGACGCGGTCTTCGTCGCCTCCGACCTGATGGCGCACGGCGCGCTGATGGCCCTGCGCGAGGCCGGCCGCCAGGTCTCCGGCGACGTCGCGGTGATCGGCTTCGACGACTTCGAGATCAGCCGCTACAGCGACCCGCCGCTCACCACGGTCCGCCAGCCGATCGGCGAGATGGGCCGCACCCTGGCCCGCCAGATGCTCCTGCTGATCAACGGCGACGAGATCCCGGAGTCGGTCGTCCTGCCCACCGAGCTGATCGTCCGCGACTCCGCCTGA
- a CDS encoding UDP-N-acetylmuramate dehydrogenase: MTDTSPTADRMLAAYTTLRLGGPAGTVTVAVDTGEAVAAVRRATAEGRPLLVLAGGSNVVIGDAGFAGEVLLLRDRGVEVVSEGAGEVLVRVASGEPWDEFVGYAVSNGWSGVECLSGIPGAAGSTPIQNVGAYGQEVAHTIAAVHAYDRIDDVQREMTPAECRFGYRSSVFKHNDRYLVTAVDFRLTTENLSSPIRYAELARQLGVEAGDRVPLELARETVLKLRAGKGMVLDPEDRDTWSVGSFFTNPVVPAGFFAELTAARGEMPHWPGADGTVKIPAAWLIEQAGFPKGFAGAGVAISGKHTLALTNRGGGNTAALLDLARTIRDGVRDRFGVELHPEPVLVNCEL, encoded by the coding sequence GTGACTGACACATCCCCGACTGCGGACCGAATGCTGGCGGCGTACACGACGCTACGCCTCGGCGGGCCGGCCGGCACGGTGACCGTCGCGGTCGACACCGGCGAGGCGGTCGCCGCGGTGCGGCGCGCCACGGCCGAGGGACGCCCGCTGCTGGTCCTGGCCGGCGGCAGCAACGTGGTGATCGGCGACGCCGGCTTCGCCGGCGAGGTGCTGCTGCTGCGCGACCGCGGGGTCGAGGTGGTCTCCGAGGGCGCTGGCGAGGTGCTGGTCAGGGTCGCCTCCGGCGAGCCCTGGGACGAGTTCGTCGGGTACGCGGTGAGCAACGGCTGGTCCGGCGTGGAGTGCCTGTCCGGTATCCCGGGCGCGGCCGGCTCCACCCCGATCCAGAACGTCGGCGCCTACGGCCAGGAGGTGGCGCACACCATCGCGGCGGTGCACGCCTACGACCGGATCGACGACGTGCAGCGGGAGATGACCCCGGCGGAGTGCCGGTTCGGGTACCGCTCCAGCGTGTTCAAGCACAACGACCGTTACCTGGTCACCGCGGTCGACTTCCGGCTGACCACGGAAAACCTGTCGAGCCCGATCCGGTACGCCGAGCTGGCCCGCCAGCTGGGTGTCGAGGCGGGCGACCGGGTGCCGCTGGAGCTCGCCCGGGAGACCGTGCTCAAGCTGCGCGCCGGCAAGGGCATGGTGCTCGACCCGGAGGACCGGGACACCTGGTCGGTCGGCTCGTTCTTCACCAACCCGGTGGTCCCGGCCGGCTTCTTCGCGGAGCTGACCGCGGCCCGCGGCGAGATGCCGCACTGGCCGGGCGCGGACGGGACGGTGAAGATCCCGGCGGCCTGGCTGATCGAGCAGGCCGGCTTCCCGAAGGGATTCGCCGGCGCCGGGGTGGCCATCTCCGGCAAGCACACGCTGGCGCTGACCAACCGGGGCGGCGGGAACACCGCGGCGCTGCTCGATCTGGCCCGGACCATCCGGGACGGGGTGCGCGACCGGTTCGGCGTCGAGCTGCACCCCGAGCCCGTGCTGGTCAACTGCGAGCTCTGA
- a CDS encoding alpha/beta fold hydrolase, whose translation MRGRFGPPPPDGGPRLQRADRTGPRSGRPTLPGPATELVTLPSGVRVEQLITGAGSPMTVFAHGLAGDIAGTRPLGSAVAGRRVFFQFRGHGRSDAPPGPWTFGDLASDLRGVADLAGATRALGVSMGAGALCRLLAETPDRFERVVLFLPAPLDGHRPAAAAQRLDRLLASVESGEAAMIADAVEAELPPSVRNTPAGWSYLRQRVDQLQRDGLSAELATLWTSPALPDESLLKAFRGRALVLGCLGDEIHPAGWAERLAELLGAELEIYDRPTVMWTNRNELRDRVSAFLND comes from the coding sequence GTGAGGGGGCGCTTCGGGCCGCCGCCGCCGGACGGCGGGCCGCGCCTGCAGCGCGCCGATCGGACCGGACCGCGGTCTGGTCGCCCGACGCTGCCGGGTCCGGCCACCGAGCTGGTCACTCTTCCCTCCGGGGTACGCGTCGAGCAGCTGATCACCGGCGCCGGCAGCCCGATGACGGTGTTCGCGCACGGCCTGGCCGGGGACATCGCCGGGACCCGCCCGCTGGGCAGCGCGGTGGCCGGCCGCCGGGTCTTCTTCCAGTTCCGCGGGCACGGCCGCTCCGACGCGCCGCCCGGCCCGTGGACCTTCGGCGACCTGGCGAGCGACCTGCGCGGCGTGGCCGACCTGGCCGGCGCGACCCGGGCGCTCGGGGTCAGCATGGGCGCCGGCGCGCTGTGCCGGCTGCTCGCCGAGACCCCGGACCGGTTCGAGCGGGTGGTGCTCTTCCTGCCCGCCCCGCTGGACGGGCACCGTCCGGCGGCCGCGGCGCAGCGCCTGGACCGGCTGCTCGCCTCGGTCGAGTCCGGCGAGGCCGCGATGATCGCCGACGCGGTCGAGGCGGAGTTGCCGCCGTCGGTGCGGAACACCCCGGCCGGCTGGAGCTATCTGCGGCAGCGCGTCGACCAGTTGCAGCGCGACGGGCTCTCCGCGGAGCTGGCCACGCTCTGGACCAGCCCGGCGTTGCCGGACGAGTCGCTGCTCAAGGCGTTCCGGGGTCGTGCCCTGGTGCTCGGCTGCCTGGGCGACGAGATCCATCCGGCGGGGTGGGCGGAGCGGCTGGCCGAGCTGCTCGGCGCGGAGCTGGAGATCTACGACCGCCCGACGGTCATGTGGACGAACCGGAACGAGCTGCGCGACCGGGTCTCGGCGTTCCTGAACGACTGA
- a CDS encoding 3-keto-5-aminohexanoate cleavage protein, translated as MTGTLITVAPTGAESSKADVPALPVTLDELVATAKECEALGASIIHVHIRDADARPTLDQGRLRATVAALRESTGLIVQLSSGGAVTDPEADRLAVLDAAPEMASCTMGTVNFGDDVFLNRWEFIVGLHTRMQERGIVPEYEIFDLGQLTTLQRLLSKHGLPFGGHVHVDLVMGVPGGMPGTAAALVACEQAIRDLPAGTTFSATGIGRSTIPVMLASLSAGGHLRVGMEDTITYAKGRPVESNMQLVARAVGFAQLAQRPPLTPAQARELLGVPAR; from the coding sequence ATGACCGGCACCTTGATCACCGTCGCCCCGACCGGCGCGGAGAGCAGCAAGGCGGACGTGCCGGCTCTGCCAGTGACCCTGGACGAGCTGGTCGCCACCGCGAAAGAGTGTGAGGCGCTGGGCGCCTCGATCATCCACGTGCACATCCGGGACGCGGACGCCCGGCCGACCCTGGACCAGGGCCGGCTGCGGGCCACCGTGGCCGCGCTGCGCGAGTCGACCGGGCTGATCGTGCAGCTCTCGTCGGGCGGCGCGGTGACCGACCCGGAGGCCGATCGGCTGGCCGTGCTGGACGCGGCCCCGGAGATGGCCTCCTGCACGATGGGCACCGTCAACTTCGGCGACGACGTCTTCCTGAACCGCTGGGAGTTCATCGTCGGCCTGCACACCCGGATGCAGGAGCGCGGCATCGTCCCGGAGTACGAGATCTTCGACCTGGGCCAGCTCACCACCCTGCAGCGGCTGCTCAGCAAGCACGGGCTGCCGTTCGGCGGGCACGTGCACGTCGACCTGGTGATGGGGGTGCCCGGCGGGATGCCCGGCACCGCGGCCGCCCTGGTCGCCTGCGAGCAGGCGATCCGTGACCTGCCGGCCGGCACCACGTTCTCGGCGACCGGGATCGGGCGCAGCACCATCCCGGTGATGCTGGCCTCGCTGTCCGCCGGCGGCCACCTGCGGGTCGGCATGGAGGACACCATCACGTACGCCAAGGGCCGTCCCGTCGAGTCGAACATGCAGCTGGTGGCCCGCGCCGTCGGCTTCGCCCAGCTGGCCCAGCGTCCGCCGCTGACCCCGGCCCAGGCGCGCGAGCTGCTCGGGGTGCCGGCCCGGTGA
- a CDS encoding asparaginase: MTIVAEVVRSGFVESVHHGIVALTGRPGVGDTGSPFFPRSSNKPLQTVGMLRSGLVPREFADLAMASASHDGEPFHVERVTAMLAAAGLGPEALRCPADLPLGETAKRAYLRTGGEPAPVLMNCSGKHAGMLATCVANGWDLESYLDPKHPLQVALADAVSELAGEPIAAAGVDGCGAPVLAISPDALARAFLRLVEAAPGTPERQVADAMRARPELVAGPESEDTVLMRAVPGLLVKRGADGVSAAALPGVGGIAVKISDGSARARVPVLLAALRKLGVEPPLIEEPVLGGGRPVGEVRAVW; encoded by the coding sequence GTGACCATCGTCGCGGAGGTGGTCCGCTCCGGCTTCGTGGAGAGCGTGCACCACGGGATCGTCGCGCTGACCGGCCGGCCCGGCGTGGGGGACACCGGCAGCCCGTTCTTCCCGCGCTCGTCGAACAAGCCGTTGCAGACCGTCGGCATGCTGCGCAGCGGCCTGGTCCCGCGGGAGTTCGCCGATCTGGCGATGGCCAGCGCCAGCCACGACGGCGAGCCGTTCCACGTGGAGCGGGTGACCGCCATGCTGGCCGCTGCCGGGCTCGGGCCGGAGGCGCTGCGCTGCCCGGCCGACCTGCCGCTCGGGGAGACGGCGAAGCGGGCGTACCTGCGGACCGGCGGGGAGCCGGCGCCGGTCCTGATGAACTGTTCCGGCAAGCACGCCGGGATGCTGGCCACCTGTGTGGCGAACGGGTGGGACCTGGAGTCGTACCTGGACCCCAAGCACCCGTTGCAGGTGGCGCTCGCCGACGCGGTGAGCGAGCTGGCCGGCGAGCCGATCGCCGCGGCCGGGGTGGACGGCTGTGGCGCGCCGGTGCTGGCGATCTCGCCGGACGCGCTGGCCCGGGCCTTCCTGCGGCTGGTCGAGGCGGCGCCGGGTACCCCGGAACGCCAGGTGGCGGACGCGATGCGGGCCCGTCCGGAGCTGGTGGCCGGCCCCGAGTCGGAGGACACCGTGCTGATGCGCGCGGTCCCCGGCCTGCTGGTGAAGCGGGGCGCGGACGGGGTGTCCGCGGCCGCCCTGCCGGGCGTCGGCGGGATCGCGGTGAAGATCTCCGACGGCAGCGCCCGGGCACGGGTGCCGGTGCTGCTCGCGGCCCTGCGGAAGCTCGGGGTGGAGCCGCCGCTGATCGAGGAGCCGGTGCTGGGTGGCGGCCGCCCGGTCGGCGAGGTCCGCGCGGTCTGGTAG
- a CDS encoding maleylpyruvate isomerase family mycothiol-dependent enzyme, which translates to MNRLHATKDFWLAALRADGPALWDAVTETGPGVPVPGIPDWTTADLAHHVTGTLRWVRATVARGVTGHPEVAPGADPPPDWDEALDQLRRELTGTIETLEALDPDFPAWNWAPQPKRAAFWDRRIAHEISVHRWDAEAAAGRPTPIETKLATDGVGEILDTWLPAGKRQGPTDLHGVVHLVGTDAETEWFVRLRGAGIALLDTGTILDSDDHHARAKAIGTASDLQLALMGRKRTDQLAVSGDPRLIQALRTG; encoded by the coding sequence ATGAACAGGTTGCACGCGACGAAGGACTTCTGGCTGGCGGCGCTGCGCGCCGACGGCCCGGCCCTGTGGGACGCGGTCACCGAGACCGGGCCCGGCGTCCCGGTGCCCGGCATCCCCGACTGGACCACCGCCGACCTGGCCCACCACGTCACCGGCACGCTGCGCTGGGTGCGCGCCACGGTGGCCCGCGGGGTGACCGGTCACCCGGAGGTGGCGCCCGGCGCCGACCCGCCGCCGGACTGGGACGAGGCCCTCGACCAGCTGCGCCGCGAGCTGACCGGCACGATCGAGACGCTGGAGGCGCTCGATCCGGACTTCCCGGCGTGGAACTGGGCGCCGCAGCCGAAACGGGCGGCGTTCTGGGACCGCCGGATCGCCCACGAGATCTCGGTGCACCGCTGGGACGCCGAGGCGGCGGCCGGCCGGCCCACCCCGATCGAGACCAAGCTGGCCACCGACGGGGTCGGCGAGATCCTGGACACCTGGCTGCCGGCCGGCAAGCGGCAGGGCCCGACCGACCTGCACGGGGTGGTGCACCTGGTCGGCACGGACGCCGAGACCGAGTGGTTCGTCCGGCTCCGCGGCGCCGGGATCGCGCTGCTGGACACCGGCACGATCCTGGACTCCGACGACCACCACGCCCGGGCCAAGGCGATCGGCACCGCCAGCGACCTGCAGCTGGCCCTAATGGGCCGGAAACGCACCGACCAGCTCGCGGTCAGCGGCGACCCCCGTCTGATCCAGGCCCTCCGCACCGGTTGA
- a CDS encoding response regulator transcription factor, with protein sequence MSRLLVVEDDPDIALALRLLFSRAGYEVAHAADGRSGLKEAYAEHPDLVVLDVGLPEMDGWQVLERLRDVSDVPVLVLTAHGQEAEKVRGLRGGADDYLTKPFANNELLARVEALLRRSSSGQNSWASQIYDDGLVHLDPTKRRVYVKGEEKRLTPTEFRLLNALVRHAGAVLSPNQLLTQAWDDPTGIGQERVKFAVLRLRRKLGWSDPDESPIESVRGFGYRYRRPGGEA encoded by the coding sequence ATGAGTCGCCTACTCGTGGTCGAGGACGACCCGGACATCGCACTCGCTCTGCGGCTGCTGTTCAGCCGGGCCGGGTACGAGGTCGCCCACGCCGCGGACGGCCGGTCCGGTCTCAAGGAGGCGTACGCCGAGCATCCCGATCTGGTGGTGCTCGACGTCGGCCTGCCGGAGATGGACGGCTGGCAGGTGCTGGAGCGGCTCCGGGACGTGTCCGACGTGCCGGTGCTGGTCCTCACCGCGCACGGGCAGGAAGCGGAGAAGGTCCGCGGCCTGCGCGGCGGCGCCGACGACTACCTGACCAAGCCGTTCGCCAACAACGAGCTGCTGGCCCGGGTGGAGGCGCTGCTGCGCCGCTCGTCCAGCGGGCAGAACAGCTGGGCCAGCCAGATCTACGACGACGGCCTGGTGCACCTGGACCCGACCAAGCGTCGCGTCTACGTCAAGGGCGAGGAGAAGCGGCTCACGCCGACCGAATTCCGCCTGCTCAACGCGCTGGTGCGGCATGCCGGCGCGGTGCTCTCGCCGAACCAGCTGCTGACCCAGGCGTGGGACGACCCGACCGGCATCGGCCAGGAGCGGGTCAAGTTCGCGGTGCTGCGGCTGCGGCGCAAGCTCGGCTGGTCCGATCCCGACGAATCGCCGATCGAGTCGGTTCGTGGGTTCGGCTACCGCTACCGCCGTCCGGGCGGAGAAGCCTGA
- a CDS encoding EI24 domain-containing protein codes for MKEDPQRPLAAVRQFATGVGLLGRGLGLVLSSPRLLGLGLLPALLSGVLYTIGLVVLIRFLPDLSEQVTWFADDWSGFWRDFVEVLAGAGLLGLTLLLGVLTFTAVTLLIGDPFYEKISELVEDRYGGVPEAVEVGFWSALRRSLADSLRLIGLSILAGVPLFALGFVPVIGQTVVPVLAGAVGGWLLALELTGVPFQRRGQRLRHRRAVLAANVPLTLGFGGAVFCTFLIPLGAIFLMPAAIAGATLLARRALGKPIEITTTSSL; via the coding sequence GTGAAGGAAGATCCGCAACGCCCGCTGGCCGCGGTTCGCCAGTTCGCCACCGGGGTCGGTCTGCTCGGCCGCGGCCTCGGCCTGGTGCTGAGCAGTCCGCGGCTGCTCGGCCTGGGCCTGCTCCCGGCACTGCTCTCCGGCGTGCTCTACACGATCGGCCTGGTCGTCCTGATCCGCTTCCTGCCGGACCTCTCCGAGCAGGTCACCTGGTTCGCCGACGACTGGTCCGGCTTCTGGCGCGACTTCGTCGAGGTGCTGGCCGGCGCCGGGCTGCTCGGCCTGACCCTGCTGCTCGGCGTCCTCACCTTCACCGCGGTCACCCTGCTGATCGGTGACCCGTTCTACGAGAAGATCTCCGAGCTGGTCGAGGACCGCTACGGCGGCGTCCCGGAAGCGGTCGAGGTCGGCTTCTGGAGCGCGCTGCGCCGCAGCCTGGCCGACTCGCTGCGGCTGATCGGCCTCAGCATCCTGGCCGGCGTCCCGCTCTTCGCGCTCGGCTTCGTCCCGGTGATCGGCCAGACGGTGGTCCCGGTCCTGGCCGGCGCGGTCGGCGGCTGGCTGCTGGCGCTGGAGCTCACCGGCGTCCCGTTCCAGCGCCGCGGCCAGCGGCTCCGGCACCGCCGCGCGGTCCTGGCCGCCAACGTCCCGCTGACGCTCGGCTTCGGCGGCGCGGTCTTCTGCACGTTCCTGATCCCGCTCGGCGCGATCTTCCTGATGCCGGCCGCGATCGCCGGCGCGACGCTGCTGGCCCGCCGAGCCCTGGGCAAGCCGATCGAGATCACCACCACAAGTTCCCTCTGA
- a CDS encoding O-acetyl-ADP-ribose deacetylase: protein MRVELVEGDITAQRVDAIVNAANSSLLGGGGVDGAIHRKGGPEILAETRALRASRYGRGLPVGQAVATTAGRLPARWVIHTVGPVFSATEDRADLLRSCYASSLRVADELGAATVAFPLISAGIYRWPVEDAVRQALSVLRPFEPVRLTTAYLVLFGTETAAVARSVADSPA from the coding sequence GTGCGGGTCGAGCTGGTCGAAGGGGACATCACCGCGCAGCGGGTGGACGCGATCGTGAACGCGGCCAACTCGTCGCTGCTGGGCGGCGGCGGGGTGGACGGCGCGATCCACCGCAAGGGCGGGCCGGAGATCCTGGCCGAGACCCGGGCGTTGCGCGCCTCCCGATACGGCCGCGGGCTGCCGGTCGGCCAGGCCGTCGCGACGACCGCGGGGCGGCTGCCGGCGCGCTGGGTGATCCACACGGTCGGGCCGGTGTTCAGCGCCACCGAGGACCGTGCGGACCTGCTCCGGTCCTGCTACGCCTCCTCGCTGCGGGTCGCGGACGAGCTCGGCGCGGCGACGGTCGCGTTTCCGCTGATCTCGGCCGGGATCTATCGGTGGCCGGTGGAGGACGCGGTCCGGCAGGCGTTGAGCGTGCTGCGCCCGTTCGAGCCGGTGCGCCTGACGACGGCATATCTGGTGCTTTTCGGTACGGAGACCGCTGCCGTGGCCCGGTCCGTCGCTGATTCCCCGGCGTGA
- a CDS encoding CAP domain-containing protein has product MFDKVVRRASALAAAPALLALPAALFALPHAVHAQGPVIPGRPPGHPSPAVTASPTPPDGSPGPATAPRTPAAPITPNIAAAPAGAATPDPEKARARTLMHQVIRLTNRERARAGCPRLGVDHELILASVAQSYYMARTRLFSHVWRDGSTFAMRAERAGYQAPAGENIAWGYPTAREVMAAWMASPGHRANILNCGARSIGAAIVYAADGTPYYTQVFGWR; this is encoded by the coding sequence GTGTTCGACAAGGTGGTACGTCGCGCCTCCGCGCTCGCGGCCGCGCCCGCACTGCTCGCCCTGCCCGCCGCGCTGTTCGCGCTCCCGCACGCGGTGCACGCTCAGGGGCCGGTGATCCCCGGCCGGCCGCCGGGCCACCCCTCGCCGGCGGTCACCGCCTCGCCGACGCCGCCGGACGGGTCACCCGGTCCGGCGACGGCCCCGCGCACCCCGGCCGCGCCGATCACGCCGAACATCGCCGCGGCGCCGGCCGGCGCGGCCACCCCGGATCCGGAGAAGGCCCGCGCCCGCACGCTGATGCACCAGGTCATCCGGCTGACCAACCGGGAGCGGGCGCGAGCCGGCTGCCCGCGGCTCGGGGTCGACCACGAGCTGATCCTGGCGTCCGTCGCACAGTCCTACTACATGGCCCGGACCCGGCTGTTCAGCCACGTGTGGCGGGACGGCTCGACGTTCGCGATGCGCGCCGAGCGGGCCGGCTACCAGGCGCCGGCCGGGGAGAACATCGCCTGGGGCTACCCGACCGCGCGCGAGGTGATGGCCGCCTGGATGGCCAGCCCGGGGCACCGGGCCAACATCCTCAACTGCGGGGCCCGGTCGATCGGCGCGGCCATCGTCTACGCCGCGGACGGGACGCCCTACTACACCCAGGTGTTCGGCTGGCGCTGA